One part of the Hippoglossus hippoglossus isolate fHipHip1 chromosome 11, fHipHip1.pri, whole genome shotgun sequence genome encodes these proteins:
- the LOC117770084 gene encoding uncharacterized protein LOC117770084, producing the protein MPRMQSGVWRHFTPAIKNGRETFMCNYCARTYTKNATKMQIHLDKCKEYCVVSQQSPEPDGSSAASIPVPSFPFLPSAAPGGQFLIDSVDQRSQAYADECLARAAYATSSPLTLTDNVYWKRFFSVLRPAYCPPTAAALSSHLLDCEYDRVQNQVHDTIGKADCVTVICSGWSNMKETGTIVYVVATPVPLLYKCTNMKEQSHASASIAEELKEIINEVGPQKVFAVMTDDAPEMMAAWAQVEEAFPHISAIGCTAYGIQQLFGDMVEQPSIKALCRRAEQVVRYVRERKSSAETSRRWQTTKIRNHTSNGATLALPGGSDRTGVLSMFSSLLEGQTSLQEMAVSTTLNIEASIRATLQDPAFWKGLISSHNLLYMIGNSIDYMKRDNTLLSGVVDMFSQLRYHIGATLSVSVLHSTEQKAVLASLDRCQEFCIKPIHAAAYMLDPKYVGQQTLSGEQINSAYYVISNLSHHLNLDEGKVLGSFARFSAKQGLWKGTGIWSSCQHVSASTWWKGLCSSEPLSAVASAILQIPPTTGACESLRSRFGSEKVEGSLSADRLQKLVAVQVNLNLLDPSECEYTPLDSEEEKKVLFQSETQ; encoded by the coding sequence ATGCCTCGCATGCAGTCCGGTGTGTGGAGGCATTTTACTCCGGCCATTAAAAATGGCAGGGAAACCTTCATGTGCAACTACTGTGCCAGGACGTACACGAAGAATGCAACCAAGATGCAGATCCATTTGGACAAATGCAAGGAGTACTGTGTGGTTTCACAGCAGTCACCGGAGCCTGATGGGAGCTCTGCTGCCTCCATCCCCGTTCCCTCCTTCCCATTCTTACCATCTGCCGCTCCGGGGGGACAGTTCCTCATTGATTCTGTGGATCAGCGCAGCCAGGCATATGCTGATGAGTGTCTGGCTCGAGCTGCGTACGCCACCTCCTCGCCCCTCACTCTCACAGACAATGTTTATTGGAAACGATTTTTCAGCGTCCTGCGGCCGGCTTACTGTCCACCCACTGCAGCGGCTCTGTCCTCTCATCTGTTGGACTGCGAGTACGACCGAGTGCAGAACCAGGTTCACGACACGATAGGGAAAGCCGACTGTGTCACAGTTATCTGCAGCGGCTGGTCGAACATGAAAGAAACTGGAACTATCGTTTATGTTGTGGCAACTCCTGTACCGCTGCTCTAtaaatgcacaaacatgaaagagcAGTCACATGCAAGCGCTTCTATTGCTGAGGAACTGAAAGAAATCATAAACGAGGTGGGACCTCAAAAGGTCTTTGCTGTCATGACGGATGACGCCCCGGAAATGATGGCCGCCTGGGCTCAAGTAGAGGAAGCTTTCCCGCACATATCTGCTATTGGCTGCACAGCGTATGGCATCCAGCAGCTCTTTGGCGACATGGTGGAACAGCCGTCTATTAAAGCATTGTGCAGGAGAGCTGAGCAGGTGGTGAGGTATGTTAGAGAACGGAAATCATCAGCAGAGACTTCTAGACGCTGGCAGACTACAAAGATAAGAAACCACACTTCCAATGGAGCAACACTGGCACTGCCTGGAGGCTCTGACCGGACTGGTGTGCTCAGCATGTTCAGCAGCCTCCTGGAGGGTCAGACGTCTCTGCAGGAGATGGCCGTCTCAACCACACTTAACATTGAAGCATCCATCAGGGCTACTTTACAGGATCCTGCCTTTTGGAAAGGGCTGATCAGCAGTCACAACCTGCTGTACATGATCGGGAATTCTATTGATTACATGAAAAGAGACAACACTTTGCTCTCTGGTGTTGTTGACATGTTCAGTCAGTTAAGATACCACATCGGAGCcactctgtctgtgtctgtgctgcacagCACTGAACAGAAAGCTGTCTTGGCATCATTAGACAGATGTCAGGAGTTCTGCATAAAGCCCATCCATGCAGCAGCGTACATGCTGGATCCCAAGTATGTTGGCCAGCAGACGCTCTCCGGGGAGCAGATTAACAGTGCTTACTACGTGATATCCAACCTGTCACACCATCTAAATCTAGATGAGGGTAAAGTGCTCGGCAGCTTCGCCAGGTTCTCGGCCAAACAGGGACTATGGAAGGGGACCGGGATATGGAGCTCATGCCAGCACGTGTCTGCATCCACCTGGTGGAAGGGGCTGTGTTCCTCTGAGCCGCTGTCAGCCGTGGCCTCTGCTATACTTCAGATCCCTCCGACAACAGGAGCTTGTGAAAGCCTGCGGTCGCGGTTTGGAAGTGAAAAGGTCGAAGGTTCTCTCTCAGCTGACAGGCTGCAGAAACTGGTAGCAGTGCAAGTGAATCTCAACCTTTTAGATCCGAGTGAGTGTGAGTACACTCCGCTGGACagtgaggaagagaagaaagttTTATTTCAGTCTGAGACGCAGTAG